GCGGTGATCGGCCAGGTGCGCGACCGCAAGGTGACGACCTACGGCTTCAGCCTGCAGGCCGATATTTGCGGCGTGAACGTGCGGCCCGACGAGGGCGGCAATTGCTTCGACGTGATCGTGCGTCAGCGCGGCCCCCGCGACCAGAGCGAGGATCGCCGGATCGAAGGCGTGCGCCTGCCCATGCCCGGCCGCCACAACGTCCAGAACGCGCTCGCCGCCATCGCTGTTGCGATCGAGATGGGTTGCAGCGACGAGGTGATCTGCAACGGGTTCGCCCATTTCGGCGGCGTGCGGCGGCGCTTCACCAGGGTCGGCGAGATTGCGCTTACCGGTGGCTCGGCGCGGGTGATCGACGATTACGCCCACCACCCGGTGGAAATTCGCGCGGTGCTCGGCGCGGCGCAGGAAACAGCCAAGGCTGATGGGGGTGGGGGCCGCGTCGTCGCCGTCATGCAACCGCATCGCTACACCCGTCTCAATGACCTGATGGACGAGTTCCAGAACTGCTTCAACGATGCCGACGAGGTGCTGGTCACGCCAGTCTACGAGGCGGGCGAGGATCCCATTCCCGGTGTCGACAGCAGCGCGCTCGTCGCCGGGCTCAAGTCGCGCGGTCACCGTGCGGCCTCGACCGTCACCGACCGCGACGAACTGGCTCATATCCTTGCAGGCGAGCTGCGGCCGGGCGATCTCGTCGTCTGCCTCGGCGCGGGCGACATCACAAGATGGGCCGCAGGGCTCGCCGATGCGGTGCGCGAGGTGCGCAAGGCATGACGATGACGTGCCCGGACTGGTCCAATCGCGACGATGGCAGCGCGCCCGGAAGTCAACTTGGCGGTGAAGTCGGCGCCGGCTCGACCGGCTTCGTCCCGCAGGATGGCGTGCGTGGCCGGCTCACCCGCAATGCCCCGCTTGCCAGGCTCGTCTGGTTCAAGAGCGGCGGCAATGCCGACTGGCTGTTCGAGCCGGCCGACAGGGCCGACCTGATCGATTTCCTCGAGCGGCTCGATCCCGGCACCCCGGTAATGGCGCTGGGCCTTGGCTCCAACCTGATCGTGCGCGATGGGGGCGTTCCTGGTGTCGTCATAAAGCTGGGCAAGGCTTTCGCCGATGTTGCGGTTCACGATGATTGCATCGTCGCGTGCGGCGCGGGCGCACATGGTATCCTCGTCGCCAGTACGGCGCGCGATGCGGGGGTCGCGGGGCTCGAATTCCTGCGCGGCATTCCCGGCACGGTCGGTGGCTTCGTGCGGATGAACGGCGGTGCCTATGGCCGCGAGGTGGCGGACGTCCTGATCGACTGCGATGTGGTGATGACCGATGGCAATTTGATGCGCCTCACCAACCGCGAGCTGCGCTACAGCTACCGCCATTCCGAACTGCCGCCCGGCGCGG
The genomic region above belongs to Qipengyuania spongiae and contains:
- the murC gene encoding UDP-N-acetylmuramate--L-alanine ligase, with protein sequence MKGVPTDIGTIHFVGIGGIGMSGIAEVMGNLGYSVQGSDIAESATVERLRARGIPVAIGHAAENVERAAVVVTSTAVKRTNPEVAAALEARIPVVRRAEMLAELMRLKSTIAVAGTHGKTTTTSMIAALLDAGDVDPTVINGGIIEQYGSNARLGDSDWMVVEADESDGSFLRLDGTIAVVTNIDPEHLDHYGDFDGVKRAFVEFIHNVPFYGAAVLCIDHPEVQAVIGQVRDRKVTTYGFSLQADICGVNVRPDEGGNCFDVIVRQRGPRDQSEDRRIEGVRLPMPGRHNVQNALAAIAVAIEMGCSDEVICNGFAHFGGVRRRFTRVGEIALTGGSARVIDDYAHHPVEIRAVLGAAQETAKADGGGGRVVAVMQPHRYTRLNDLMDEFQNCFNDADEVLVTPVYEAGEDPIPGVDSSALVAGLKSRGHRAASTVTDRDELAHILAGELRPGDLVVCLGAGDITRWAAGLADAVREVRKA
- the murB gene encoding UDP-N-acetylmuramate dehydrogenase is translated as MTMTCPDWSNRDDGSAPGSQLGGEVGAGSTGFVPQDGVRGRLTRNAPLARLVWFKSGGNADWLFEPADRADLIDFLERLDPGTPVMALGLGSNLIVRDGGVPGVVIKLGKAFADVAVHDDCIVACGAGAHGILVASTARDAGVAGLEFLRGIPGTVGGFVRMNGGAYGREVADVLIDCDVVMTDGNLMRLTNRELRYSYRHSELPPGAVVIGARFRGTPGDPQAIGAEMDRIADAREASQPLRTKTGGSTFKNPPGEKAWQLVDTAGCRGLELGGAQVSEKHTNFLINTGTATSKDIEALGEEVRRRVYAETGIALEWEIQRVGRA